A single region of the Engystomops pustulosus unplaced genomic scaffold, aEngPut4.maternal MAT_SCAFFOLD_276, whole genome shotgun sequence genome encodes:
- the SHC1 gene encoding SHC-transforming protein 1 codes for MGCVEVLQSMRALDFSTRTQVTREAISLVSDAVPGAKGALRRRKTGCRSLNSILGKCNLKFAGMPITLTVSTSSLNLMASDCKQIIANHHMQSISFASGGDPDTAEYVAYVAKDPVNQRACHILECPEGLAQDVISTIGQAFELRFKQYLKNPPKLVTPHDRMAGFDGSAWDEEEEEIPDHAYYNDFPGKEPPIGGVVDMRLRDGTAPSVPRQSPNHMGATLPVGQISGAEQDPRKLPPQPSVQGKDRCPVPGAKPVHRPELFDDPSYVNVQNVDKSRQPSRGATNGQRDIFDMKPFEEAISPGASIVSMEEQLKREPWYHGKMTRKEAERQLRVNGDFLVRESTTTPGQYVLTGLQNGQPKHLLLVDPEGVVRTKDHRFESVSHLISYHMDNHLPIISAGSELCLQQPVERRQ; via the exons ATGGGGTGTGTGGAGGTCTTGCAGTCTATGCGGGCGCTGGATTTCAGTACTCGGACACAAGTCACACG AGAAGCCATCAGCCTGGTGTCCGACGCCGTGCCTGGAGCTAAGGGGGCGCTTCGGAGGCGAAAG ACCGGGTGCCGCTCCCTGAACTCCATCCTGGGAAAGTGTAACCTGAAGTTCGCTGGGATGCCCATCACCCTGACCGTCTCCACCAGCAGCCTCAACCTCATGGCGTCCGACTGCAAGCAG ATCATCGCTAATCATCACATGCAGTCCATATCCTTTGCCTCTGGAGGGGATCCG GACACCGCAGAGTACGTTGCCTATGTTGCCAAAGATCCAGTGAATCAAAGAG CCTGCCATATCCTGGAGTGTCCGGAGGGTTTGGCACAGGACGTCATCAGCACTATTGGTCAGGCTTTCGAACTACGGTTCAAGCAATACCTCAAGAATCCTCCCAAATTAGTGACTCCACATGACAG GATGGCCGGATTTGATGGCTCGGCTTGGGACGAAGAGGAAGAGGAGATCCCAGACCACGCCTACTACAATGACTTCCCAGGGAAGGAACCGCCCATCGGGGGAGTGGTGGACATGAGGTTACGAGATGGAACTGCCCCCTCAGTGCCGAGACAGAGCCCCAATCACATGGGGGCCACACTG CCCGTGGGGCAGATCTCTGGAGCCGAGCAAGACCCACGGAAACTTCCGCCACAGCCCTCTGTGCAAG gtaaggACCGCTGCCCGGTGCCTGGAGCCAAGCCTGTGCACCGGCCTGAGCTTTTCGATGACCCTTCCTATGTAAATGTGCAGAACGTGGACAAGTCCCGGCAGCCCTCACGTGGTGCCACCAACGGCCAGAGAGACATCTTTGACATGA AGCCCTTCGAGGAGGCCATATCTCCGGGGGCTTCCATTGTGAGCATGGAGGAGCAGCTGAAGCGGGAGCCCTGGTATCATGGCAAGATGACCCGGAAAGAGGCCGAGCGCCAACTGAGGGTCAACGGAGACTTCCTGGTGCGAGAGAGCACCACCACCCCGGGGCAGTACGTCCTGACCGGCCTGCAGAACGGACAACCCAAGCACCTCCTGCTGGTGGATCCTGAGGGAGTG GTGCGGACTAAGGACCACCGCTTTGAGAGCGTCAGTCACCTGATCAGCTACCACATGGACAATCACCTTCCCATCATCTCTGCGGGCAGCGAGCTGTGCCTCCAGCAGCCTGTGGAGCGGAGACAGTGA